The uncultured Paludibaculum sp. sequence CGCCGGCAGCAGCGAGGAGTTTCTGGGCCGCGCGCTGCGCGACTTCACCCGCCGCGACGAGGTGGTGGTGGCCACCAAAGTCCACGGCAAGATGCGCGAGGACCCGAACGGACAGGGCCTGTCGCGGAAAGCGATCTTCACGGAGATCGACGCCAGCTTGAAGCGGCTGGGCATGGATTACGTCGATCTGTACCAGATCCACCGTTGGGACGGAACCACGCCCATCGAGGAGACCGTCGAGGCGTTGCATGACGTGGTGAAGTCGGGCAAGGCGAGGTATATCGGCGCATCGACGATGCGGGCGTGGCAGTTTGGAAAGGCCCTGCACGTGTCGGACTTGCGGGGCTGGACACGCTTCGTCTGCATGCAGCCACAGTACAATCTGGCCTACCGCGAAGAGGAACGGGAGCTGTTGCCGCTGTGCGCGGCCGACGGGATCGGGGTGATTCCCTGGAGCCCGCTGGCGCGCGGGCGTCTGGCTCGGCCTTGGTCTGAGCGGGCGATGACGAAGCGCGGTCAGACGGACCCCATCTCCGTGCGGCTTTACACCAACGCCGAGGCCGCCGATCAGGCAGTGGTCGAGCGGCTCACTGACGTGGCTACGCTGCACGCCAAACCACAGGCACAGATCGCGCTCGCATGGCTACTGCACAAGCCGGTGGTGTCGTCAGTCATTGTCGGCGCCACGAAGCCCCAGCACTTGAGCGACGCCATCGCCTCGCTGGACGTGTCTCTCACACAGGAGGACATGCACTCGCTGGAGGAGCCGTACCTTCCACACGAGTGGATTCTGTAAATCGCCACGGAAGTAACATCTCACCGGCTCCCCTTGACAATCTAGGGAGCTACGCGGCACACTTCCCCTAGATCATCAAAGGGACCGCCGCATGGCCAAATCCGCAACACCGACACTCCTCCAAGGCACGCTCGACCTGCTCATCCTCCACGCCCTCCAGCGCGGAGCCATGCACGGCTACGCCATTGCCCAGACCATCCACCTGCTCTCTGACGAGGTCTTGAAGGTGGAGGAAGGCTCGCTCTACCCGGCCCTCTACCGCCTGGAGCTGGACGGCTCCATCAGCGCCCAGTGGGGGCTCTCGGAGAACAACCGCAAAGCGAAGTTCTACTCAATCACCAAACGGGGCGCCAAGCTCCTGGTTGAGCAACAGGAGACCTGGAGCCGCCTTTCCGACGCGGTTCAGAAAGTACTCGCGAGATAGCCGACCATGCGCCGTTTCTTCCTCAAACTGCTGCGCCGCCGCACGCTCCACCAGGACCTCGAAGCTGAGCTTGCCTTCCATCGGGAGATGAGCCAGGCCCACGCCAACCCGATCCCCCTGGGCCGCATCGAAACCATCCAGGAGCAGGCTCTCGACCAATGGCGCTTCACGTTCTTCGAAAACCTCGGCCGCGATCTCGTCTACGCGCTGCGCGGCCTGCGCCGCAGCCCGGGCTTCGTGTGCAGCGCCCTGCTCTCTCTGGCCCTGGGCATCGGCGTGAACACCGCCATCTTCTCGTTGGCCGTCGAGTTCCTGTTCAGTGAACCGTCCGTGACGGACGCCGGCTCCCTGGCCGCTATCCGTTTTGGCGGCAACAGCCACGCCGATCGCGACACCTTCGAGTTTCTCCAGAGCAGCGGGCTTTTCCAGTCGGTGGCAGGTGAGAACGAGGAGACCTTCGTCAACTGGAACGACGGGACGGAAACCCGCCGCCTCTTCGCCGTCCAGGCAAGCCGCAACTACTTCACGGCGCTCGGCATCCCCATGGCTCTTGGGCGCGGCTGGAATGAATCGGACCCGTCGGAAGTAACTGTGCTCCGCTACGACTTCTGGCGCAAGAACCTGCAGGCGGATCCTTCCATCCTCGGCCGCGCCATCAGCCTGGAAGGCAAGGCCTACACAGTGGTCGGCGTCCTGCCGGAGAATCACCGGACGCTGATCGGCTTCGGCTACGCCCCCGACATCTACCTGCCGGCCATCCGCCGCGAAGTGGTCCTGGCCGTCTATGCGCGCCTCAAGCCCGGCATGACGCGGGGCGAAGCTCGAGCGGGCCTGGACACCCTCTCGGTTCGAATCGACTCGGCGGTGCCCCACCCCTACAAGTTCGCCCATCACACCCAACTCTCGCCCATCGCCGGCTTCGCTCGCCTCCAGGAAGAACCGCAACTGCAGACCATCGGCATCTTCTTCGCCATGCTGCTGGTAGTGGTGGGACTCGTTCTGCTCATCGCCTGCGTGAATGTCGCCAATCTGTTGCTGGCGCGTGCCTCGAACCGTCGCCAGGAGATTGCGATCCGCCTCTCGCTCGGCGCTTCCCGTTCGCGCCTGCTGCAGCAACTCCTGGCGGAGAGTCTCGTTTTGTCGACGCTCGGTGCCGGACTCGGCCTGGTGCTGGCACAGCTCACCGCCAGCCTGCTGGCCAGAATTCAACTACCGCTACCGCTGCCCCTGAAACTCCAGATCGAACTCGACTGGCGCGTCACCATCTACGCGGCTCTGTTGGGCGGCGTGGCCACACTGGTGTGCGGACTTCTGCCCGCCTGGCAATCCGTGCGCGAGTCGCTCTCCACCGGAGTTCGCCGCGAACGCCGTCTGCGCCTGCGCCGCTTCCTGGTTGCGGCCCAGGTCTCCATCTCCGTCGTGGTCCTCACCACCGGCTTCCTCTTCCTCCGGAACCTGCTGAGTTCTACCTCAATCAGCCCCGGTTTCGACCTGCACCAGACCGTGCGCGCCGAGGTCTTTCTTCCACCGGCCAGCTACGACCAGCCGGAGCGCAAGGAGGAGTTTATCCGTCAGGCTCTGCGCGAGCTCCGCGCCCTGCCTGGTATTCAGTCCGCCGCGGCCGCCGGACTGGTGCCGTTCACCGACATGATGCGCATGGGCTTCGACGTCACTTTGCCCGATACCCGCGAAAAGAAGCACGTCGAGTTCTCCTGGAACCAGGTCTCTACCGAGTACTTCCAGGCCATGCAGATCCCCGTGCTGCAGGGTCGGCCATTCACTGACGCCGACCGGACCGGCGAGCCGGTCGCCATCGTCAATCAGACGTTCGCCCAGCGCTACCTCGGCCCCGGACCCGCCGTCGGCCGAGTTGTGACCTGGCGCAAAGGCCGACTCGGACCCGCCCCCACCGGAGACGCACCGAAATGGCAGGAGGAAGACAGCCCCCACCGCATCGTCGGCGTCGTCGCTGATACCAAGACCATCACCATTGGCGAAGATCCTTCGCCTCAGCTCTACGAAGCCCTTTCACAAACGGGAAACACGCGGCCTCGTCTGCAATTCGTCCTTCGCTCCGCCACGCCGCCAGCCACTCAACTGCGCGCGGTCCGCGACGTCCTGCGCCGCCTCGAACCCACCGCCGGCCTGGAAGTCGCCACCCTCTACTCCAGCATCGGTCTCGCGTTTCTGCCCAGCCAGGTGGGCGCGGGCCTTCTCGGCGCCGTGGGCCTGCTGGGGCTCCTGCTCGCCGCCATCGGACTCTATGGAGTGATGTCCTTCTCCGTCGCCCGCCGTACGCGTGAGATCGGCATCCGCGTTGCCGTCGGCGCAAATCCGCGTGCCATCTCGGGCATGGTTCTGAGAGACTCCATTCAGCTCATCGCCTGGGGTTCGTTCATCGGCCTGACCATCGCCCTATTCGTCACCAAGCCGTTGACCATGTTCCTGGTCCCGGGCCTGCGGCCCAACGATCCGCTGACATATCTGGCCGTCATCGTGGTCCTGGCGGTCACCGGAGTGCTCGCCACACTGGAACCAGTCCGCCGTGCCCTCACCATCGATCCGGCGACGTCACTGCGCTATGAGTGATACAGCCCGCGCCCGCGCAACTGATAAAACAGCACCGGCGTCACCAGCAACGACAGCACCATCGATACGGTGACACCGCCGATCACGGCAATGGCCAGAGGCTGCAGCATCTGCGCGCCCGAGCCAACGCCCAGCGCCAGGGGCAGCATCCCGAAGATCGTCGCCAGCGCCGTCATCAGGATCGGCCGCAAGCGCCGCCGTCCTGCGTGGAAGATCGCATCCTTCAACGCCAAACCGCGCGCCGTGAACTCCTGTTCCGCATCGAGCATCAGGATGCCGTTCTTGTGCACGATGCCGACCACCATGATTGCCCCCATGAACGAGCTGATGTTCAGAGTGGTCTTCGTCATAAACAAAGCCAGCATCGCGCCGAACCCGCACAGGATCGTGGCCGCAAGGATGGCGATGGGATGCGAGAACGACCGGAACTCGAACACCAGGATGATGAAGATCAGCAGGATCGACGCCATCAGCACCTGGGTCAGCCCCAGGAACGATTCCTGCTGGATCTTGTACAACCCGCCGTACTCGATATCCGTCCCGGACGGCAGCGCGATCTCCTTCGGCAGCCGCCGCTGGATCTCGTCCATCGCCGACCCCAGATCCCGCCCTTCCAATCGCGCCGTCACAGCCGACAGGTTGCGCAGATTCTCGCGCAGAATCTCGTACGTCGCCTCTTCCGTTTCAATATGTGCGATGGAGGACAGCGGCACGGTCTGGCCGGTCGGCGACGTCAGCAACAGCGCTTCCAGCTTCTCCGTAGACGACCGGTCCTTCAACGGATACCGTACGCGAATCCCGATCAGGCGGTCGCCGCGGATCATGTTCGACGCCAGCGCCCCATCGAGAATTGCTTCTTCGAGATCCGCCACATCCTGCACTTTGAACCCCGCCCGTTGCGCTTTCTCCAGATCCACCCGGAAGTTCACCGCCGGCCCGATGGGCACAGTCCGGTTCACAATATCGACCACGCCCTTCACCTTCGGCAGCCACTCTTCCACACGCTTGGCAACGTCTTTGTAGACCTTATCGTCGTCGTGATGGATCTTGATCTCGATGGGCTGTGGCGACCACGCCAGATCGCCCACCAGGTCTTCCAGGATGTGCGGGAACTCCACCTCGATCACCGGCTCAGCCGTCGTGATCTTCCGCCGCAGCTCACTGGTGACCTCTTCCAGAGAGCGCTTCCGGTCTTTTTTCAGCCGGATCAGGAAGTCGCCGGTATTCGGCTCGGCAATCGCCAGCGCCAGACGCGCGCCAGTGCGTCGCGAATAACTTTCGATCTCCGGCGTCTCCCGCAGAAACTTCTCAATGTGGAGGAGCATCCGGTCGCTCTCCTGCAGCGACGTACCCGGCGGCGTGATGTAGTCCAGCACGAACGCGCCTTCGTCCATCTCCGGCAGGAAGCCCGAACCCAACTGATAATAGAGACCAACCGTACCCGCCAGGACGACAGCCGCGCCCAGCATCACGAGGCCGCCGTGCTCCAGCGCCCAGTGCAGCGAGGCTTCATACCGCACCGTGAGCCAGCGCAGCCATCGACCCTCACCCGCCTGTTCGGCCTGCTC is a genomic window containing:
- a CDS encoding aldo/keto reductase; translation: MQYNNLGKTGLKVSRICLGCMSFGDASKGWHPWVVNEEAGRGLIRQSLDAGINFFDTANVYAAGSSEEFLGRALRDFTRRDEVVVATKVHGKMREDPNGQGLSRKAIFTEIDASLKRLGMDYVDLYQIHRWDGTTPIEETVEALHDVVKSGKARYIGASTMRAWQFGKALHVSDLRGWTRFVCMQPQYNLAYREEERELLPLCAADGIGVIPWSPLARGRLARPWSERAMTKRGQTDPISVRLYTNAEAADQAVVERLTDVATLHAKPQAQIALAWLLHKPVVSSVIVGATKPQHLSDAIASLDVSLTQEDMHSLEEPYLPHEWIL
- a CDS encoding PadR family transcriptional regulator, which encodes MAKSATPTLLQGTLDLLILHALQRGAMHGYAIAQTIHLLSDEVLKVEEGSLYPALYRLELDGSISAQWGLSENNRKAKFYSITKRGAKLLVEQQETWSRLSDAVQKVLAR
- a CDS encoding ABC transporter permease; this translates as MRRFFLKLLRRRTLHQDLEAELAFHREMSQAHANPIPLGRIETIQEQALDQWRFTFFENLGRDLVYALRGLRRSPGFVCSALLSLALGIGVNTAIFSLAVEFLFSEPSVTDAGSLAAIRFGGNSHADRDTFEFLQSSGLFQSVAGENEETFVNWNDGTETRRLFAVQASRNYFTALGIPMALGRGWNESDPSEVTVLRYDFWRKNLQADPSILGRAISLEGKAYTVVGVLPENHRTLIGFGYAPDIYLPAIRREVVLAVYARLKPGMTRGEARAGLDTLSVRIDSAVPHPYKFAHHTQLSPIAGFARLQEEPQLQTIGIFFAMLLVVVGLVLLIACVNVANLLLARASNRRQEIAIRLSLGASRSRLLQQLLAESLVLSTLGAGLGLVLAQLTASLLARIQLPLPLPLKLQIELDWRVTIYAALLGGVATLVCGLLPAWQSVRESLSTGVRRERRLRLRRFLVAAQVSISVVVLTTGFLFLRNLLSSTSISPGFDLHQTVRAEVFLPPASYDQPERKEEFIRQALRELRALPGIQSAAAAGLVPFTDMMRMGFDVTLPDTREKKHVEFSWNQVSTEYFQAMQIPVLQGRPFTDADRTGEPVAIVNQTFAQRYLGPGPAVGRVVTWRKGRLGPAPTGDAPKWQEEDSPHRIVGVVADTKTITIGEDPSPQLYEALSQTGNTRPRLQFVLRSATPPATQLRAVRDVLRRLEPTAGLEVATLYSSIGLAFLPSQVGAGLLGAVGLLGLLLAAIGLYGVMSFSVARRTREIGIRVAVGANPRAISGMVLRDSIQLIAWGSFIGLTIALFVTKPLTMFLVPGLRPNDPLTYLAVIVVLAVTGVLATLEPVRRALTIDPATSLRYE
- a CDS encoding efflux RND transporter permease subunit yields the protein MTKGLASFVEAHGRAMLLIVLSFAVAGVFFAFQLPIAIFPQTDFPRIVILVDNGIAPVDVQMLTVTRPIEEAVRIVPGISTIRSTTARGSTEISVFFRWDVDILNALHLVQGRIAQITPSLPPGCRFYINRLTFSVFPMLGYSITSPSRSQAELWDLAYYNLAPRLYNLPGVAETRIVGGRPPEYHILVDPQKLNSYNMPLTKVTEAIRSSNIITAAGMLQENYHLYLTTVTGLLRSKEQIEDTVVDMVRGTPVTVKNIASVVLSERPVYNIVTADGRPAVLINVLQQPDGNAVEIADSVKREFASIRKTLPPDIQVNTFYDQSLLVRDSISGVVESILIGLALSVAVLVGFLKSWRTTLVASIVIPIAVLIAIVCMRLFHMSFNLMTLGGLAACIGVVIDDAIVMVENIIVHLSMGLTPSAAARSAIEELTPALIGSTLTPIMVFLPLVFLGGITAVFFRALAMTMVTALLASLFIAIFFTPVLATWLFKKGEGEAVADQEQAEQAGEGRWLRWLTVRYEASLHWALEHGGLVMLGAAVVLAGTVGLYYQLGSGFLPEMDEGAFVLDYITPPGTSLQESDRMLLHIEKFLRETPEIESYSRRTGARLALAIAEPNTGDFLIRLKKDRKRSLEEVTSELRRKITTAEPVIEVEFPHILEDLVGDLAWSPQPIEIKIHHDDDKVYKDVAKRVEEWLPKVKGVVDIVNRTVPIGPAVNFRVDLEKAQRAGFKVQDVADLEEAILDGALASNMIRGDRLIGIRVRYPLKDRSSTEKLEALLLTSPTGQTVPLSSIAHIETEEATYEILRENLRNLSAVTARLEGRDLGSAMDEIQRRLPKEIALPSGTDIEYGGLYKIQQESFLGLTQVLMASILLIFIILVFEFRSFSHPIAILAATILCGFGAMLALFMTKTTLNISSFMGAIMVVGIVHKNGILMLDAEQEFTARGLALKDAIFHAGRRRLRPILMTALATIFGMLPLALGVGSGAQMLQPLAIAVIGGVTVSMVLSLLVTPVLFYQLRGRGLYHS